The following coding sequences lie in one Oceanicola sp. 502str15 genomic window:
- a CDS encoding PaaI family thioesterase, whose translation MFEQTVMDKAALERFIDTEFTQVKGDFAVEEIIPDGVVVRLLTQEKHLRPGGTVSGPSMFGLVDVGMYFAVLSRIGPVALTVTTSCAIDFMRKPEAGRDLICTARLLKLGRSLAVGECHLRSEGHEQVVARASLTYAIPPKRPESVG comes from the coding sequence ATGTTTGAGCAGACGGTAATGGACAAGGCGGCGCTGGAGCGCTTCATCGACACCGAATTCACCCAGGTCAAAGGGGATTTCGCGGTCGAGGAGATCATACCGGACGGGGTGGTGGTGCGGCTGCTGACGCAGGAAAAGCACCTGCGCCCGGGCGGCACCGTCTCGGGCCCCTCGATGTTCGGCCTCGTGGACGTGGGCATGTATTTCGCCGTGCTCTCGCGCATCGGCCCCGTAGCGCTGACGGTCACCACAAGCTGCGCCATCGACTTCATGCGCAAGCCCGAAGCCGGGCGCGACCTGATCTGCACCGCCCGCCTGCTGAAGCTGGGCCGCTCGCTGGCCGTGGGCGAATGCCACCTGCGCTCGGAAGGGCACGAGCAGGTGGTGGCGCGGGCCAGTCTGACCTACGCGATCCCCCCGAAGCGGCCCGAAAGCGTGGGGTAA
- the rplM gene encoding 50S ribosomal protein L13, producing the protein MKTFTATPADIDKKWILIDAEGVVLGRLASIVAMRLRGKHKATFTPSQDMGDNVIIVNADKVQLTGNKREKPNYWHTGHPGGIKSRTTGQILEGAHPERVVMQAVKRMLPGNKLSRQQMTNLRVYAGAEHPHEAQSPEVLDVKSMNKKNTRV; encoded by the coding sequence ATGAAAACCTTCACTGCCACCCCGGCAGACATCGACAAGAAGTGGATCCTGATCGACGCCGAGGGCGTTGTTCTGGGCCGTCTTGCCTCGATCGTCGCCATGCGCCTTCGCGGCAAGCACAAAGCCACCTTCACCCCGTCGCAGGACATGGGTGACAACGTGATCATCGTCAACGCCGACAAGGTGCAGCTCACCGGCAACAAGCGTGAGAAGCCCAACTACTGGCACACCGGCCACCCGGGCGGCATCAAGTCCCGCACCACCGGCCAGATCCTCGAGGGTGCCCACCCCGAGCGTGTTGTCATGCAGGCCGTCAAGCGGATGCTGCCCGGCAACAAGCTGAGCCGCCAGCAGATGACCAACCTGCGCGTCTATGCTGGCGCCGAGCACCCCCACGAGGCCCAGAGCCCCGAAGTGCTGGACGTCAAATCCATGAACAAAAAGAACACGAGGGTCTAA
- the rpsI gene encoding 30S ribosomal protein S9: MADQVNSLEELGTVAEGAAPVTEEVINREPVRDELGRAYATGKRKDAVARVWIKPGSGKVIVNGKDQDKYFARPVLQLILRQPFQVAGVEGEFDVMATVKGGGLTGQAGAVKHGISKALQLYEPSLRGALKAAGFLTRDSRVVERKKYGKPKARKSFQFSKR, encoded by the coding sequence ATGGCCGACCAAGTGAATTCGCTCGAAGAGCTGGGCACCGTCGCCGAAGGCGCTGCTCCCGTGACCGAAGAGGTCATCAACCGCGAGCCCGTCCGTGACGAACTCGGCCGCGCCTATGCCACCGGCAAGCGGAAGGACGCGGTCGCCCGCGTCTGGATCAAGCCGGGCTCCGGCAAGGTCATCGTGAACGGCAAGGACCAGGACAAGTACTTTGCCCGTCCGGTGCTGCAACTCATCCTGCGCCAGCCCTTCCAGGTTGCCGGCGTCGAGGGCGAGTTCGACGTGATGGCCACCGTCAAGGGCGGCGGCCTCACCGGCCAGGCCGGCGCGGTCAAGCACGGTATCTCCAAGGCCCTGCAGCTCTATGAACCCTCGCTGCGTGGCGCGCTGAAAGCCGCCGGCTTCCTCACCCGCGACAGCCGCGTGGTCGAGCGGAAGAAGTACGGCAAGCCGAAGGCCCGCAAGAGCTTCCAGTTCTCCAAGCGTTAA
- a CDS encoding ABC transporter permease: MSAGQGLSDEKKGLLLVAPPALYAILLLAVPLGAVVLLSFWSQDFLTLDRTFTLKNYREAFSEPLYMLLLGRSLLISGAVTLATVVLAFPIAYFVSFHVRPERKSLWIFLITIPFWTSYLIRVFLWKVILGYNGVLNTALLGLGFIDEPLTFILYNANAVVITLAHAFAPFAILPIFVALEKIDRSLLEASRDLGEGTLRTFTRVTLPLAMPGVVAAILIVFIPTIGDYVTPDLVGGPNGLMIANMIQTQFLKLNNAPMGAALAVIAMVSVTVIALLITLVTLRWSRRGS; encoded by the coding sequence TTGAGCGCAGGCCAAGGTCTGAGCGATGAAAAGAAGGGGCTGCTGCTGGTGGCTCCCCCGGCGCTCTATGCCATCCTGCTTCTGGCGGTGCCGCTCGGGGCGGTGGTGCTGCTGTCGTTCTGGAGCCAGGATTTTCTGACGCTCGACCGCACCTTCACCCTCAAGAACTACCGAGAAGCCTTTTCCGAGCCGCTCTACATGCTGCTGCTGGGCCGTTCGCTGCTGATTTCGGGGGCCGTCACCCTTGCAACCGTGGTTCTGGCCTTCCCGATCGCCTATTTCGTGTCGTTTCACGTGCGGCCCGAGCGCAAATCGCTCTGGATCTTCCTCATCACCATCCCGTTCTGGACCAGCTACCTGATCCGCGTGTTCCTGTGGAAAGTGATCCTCGGCTACAACGGCGTGCTCAACACCGCGCTACTCGGCCTCGGCTTCATCGACGAGCCGCTGACCTTCATCCTCTACAACGCCAACGCGGTGGTCATCACGCTCGCCCACGCCTTTGCCCCCTTCGCCATTCTGCCGATCTTCGTGGCGCTCGAAAAGATCGACCGCTCGCTGCTCGAAGCCTCCCGCGACCTCGGAGAGGGCACCCTGCGCACCTTCACCCGTGTCACCCTGCCGCTGGCCATGCCCGGTGTGGTGGCGGCGATCCTCATCGTCTTCATCCCCACCATTGGCGACTATGTGACCCCCGACCTTGTCGGCGGGCCGAACGGGCTGATGATTGCCAACATGATCCAGACCCAGTTTCTCAAGCTCAACAACGCCCCGATGGGGGCCGCGCTGGCGGTGATCGCGATGGTCTCGGTGACGGTGATCGCGCTGCTCATCACCCTCGTCACGCTCCGCTGGAGCAGGAGGGGCTCATGA
- a CDS encoding ABC transporter permease, whose amino-acid sequence MAKNGGWLGIYAVVYLVFLYAPIFLLPMFAFNDSTVIAFPLKGFTTEWFSGLGGVPALTGAVQTSLVIAITSALLATALGLCAARAGVRYRFPLKGPILGLIMVPLVLPEIIVGVSLLVVIVSLLGLSLSSWTVILGHTLICTPFAVAILNASYQSLDTSLEEAAIDLGETPASTFRLITLPLIMPGIIASLLISFTISLDEFIIAFFLTGAEPTLPVYIWSQLRFPQKLPIVMALGTILVAASIVMLTIAEIMRRRGLKRAGKKDTGGFL is encoded by the coding sequence ATGGCAAAGAACGGCGGCTGGCTGGGCATCTATGCCGTGGTCTATCTGGTGTTTCTCTACGCGCCGATCTTCCTGCTGCCGATGTTTGCCTTCAATGACAGCACGGTCATCGCCTTCCCGCTGAAGGGGTTCACCACCGAGTGGTTTTCCGGCCTCGGCGGCGTTCCGGCGCTCACCGGCGCGGTGCAGACATCGCTTGTCATCGCGATCACCTCGGCGCTTCTGGCCACCGCGCTCGGCCTTTGCGCGGCGCGTGCCGGGGTGCGCTACCGCTTTCCGCTGAAGGGGCCGATCCTCGGCCTGATCATGGTGCCGCTGGTGCTGCCCGAGATCATCGTGGGCGTGTCGCTGCTGGTGGTCATCGTCTCGCTGCTCGGCCTGTCGCTCTCGTCCTGGACGGTGATCCTCGGCCACACGCTCATCTGCACCCCCTTCGCCGTGGCCATCCTCAATGCCTCCTACCAGTCGCTCGACACCTCGCTGGAAGAGGCCGCCATCGACCTTGGCGAAACCCCGGCCAGCACCTTCCGCCTCATCACCCTGCCGCTCATCATGCCCGGCATCATCGCCTCGCTGCTGATTTCCTTCACCATCTCGCTCGACGAGTTCATCATTGCCTTCTTTCTCACAGGGGCCGAGCCGACGCTGCCGGTCTACATCTGGTCGCAGCTGCGCTTTCCGCAAAAGCTGCCCATCGTCATGGCCCTCGGCACCATCCTCGTTGCGGCCTCCATCGTGATGCTGACCATCGCAGAAATCATGCGCCGCCGCGGGCTCAAGCGGGCGGGCAAGAAAGATACCGGAGGGTTCCTCTGA
- a CDS encoding ABC transporter ATP-binding protein translates to MKPLITLSGLHKSFGDVEVLKGIEAEIGEGEFFSLLGPSGCGKTTLLRIIAGFESPTSGALSIDGQDMARVPANKRPTNMVFQSYAVFPHLSVAQNVGFGLRRSGLSKADKSRKIEEALGMVGLAGLGGRAAHALSGGQRQRVALARALILEPKVLLLDEPLSALDKKLREQMQSELRRLQRQVGITFILVTHDQEEALIMSDRIAVMFDGQIAQLAAPQELYSRPVSRRVGDFIGVMNFLPADGKLEEGRDIVLDIAGLGRKVIEQNQCPAGFVNGSGAVGVRPESLQVLFEGESARGEVANGEVAEVIYYGDMTYYEIALPGAPEPLTVSMKNRSGRPVLERGAKARLEWDASSLIYFPS, encoded by the coding sequence ATGAAGCCACTCATCACCCTGTCCGGCCTGCACAAGAGCTTTGGCGATGTCGAGGTGCTCAAGGGCATCGAGGCCGAGATCGGGGAGGGCGAGTTCTTTTCGCTCCTCGGCCCGTCTGGCTGCGGCAAGACCACGCTGCTGCGCATCATTGCCGGGTTCGAATCCCCGACCAGCGGCGCGCTGTCGATCGACGGACAGGACATGGCCCGCGTGCCGGCCAACAAGCGGCCGACCAATATGGTGTTTCAGTCCTACGCGGTGTTTCCGCACCTGAGCGTGGCGCAAAACGTGGGGTTCGGATTGCGACGCTCGGGGCTGTCCAAGGCCGACAAGAGCCGCAAGATCGAAGAAGCGCTCGGCATGGTCGGCCTTGCCGGGCTCGGCGGCCGCGCGGCGCATGCGCTTTCGGGCGGGCAACGCCAGCGGGTGGCGCTGGCGCGGGCTCTGATCCTCGAGCCCAAGGTGCTGCTGCTCGACGAGCCGCTCTCGGCGCTCGACAAGAAGCTGCGCGAGCAGATGCAGAGCGAGCTGCGCCGGTTGCAGCGGCAGGTGGGCATCACCTTCATCCTCGTCACCCACGATCAGGAAGAAGCGCTCATCATGTCCGACCGGATCGCGGTCATGTTCGACGGCCAGATCGCCCAGCTCGCCGCCCCGCAGGAGCTCTACAGCCGCCCGGTCAGCCGCCGGGTGGGCGATTTCATCGGCGTGATGAACTTTCTGCCCGCTGACGGAAAGCTGGAAGAGGGCCGCGACATCGTGCTGGATATCGCCGGGCTCGGCCGCAAGGTGATCGAGCAGAACCAGTGCCCGGCGGGCTTTGTGAACGGCTCGGGCGCCGTGGGCGTGCGCCCCGAGAGCCTTCAGGTGCTGTTCGAGGGGGAGTCTGCGCGCGGCGAGGTGGCCAATGGCGAAGTGGCCGAGGTGATCTATTACGGCGACATGACCTACTACGAAATCGCGCTGCCCGGCGCCCCCGAGCCGCTGACGGTTTCGATGAAGAACCGCTCCGGGCGCCCGGTGCTGGAAAGAGGCGCCAAAGCGCGGTTGGAATGGGACGCCTCGTCGCTGATCTACTTTCCGTCGTGA
- a CDS encoding tyrosine recombinase — MEAEAQRWISAFISAQAAELDAARNTQLAYARDLTDFAEFLDRKKSTIAQADRAMIEAYLVDCEAQGLAKSTRARRLSAIKQLYRFAFEEGYRGENPALQIKGPGRSKALPKTLSPEEVERLLTAAPETGRGNDRLRNACLMQLLYATGMRVSELVSLPIQAARGDPRMLLVRGKGGKERMVPLSPPARTALAAWLAALDAAQEEARQAHGIAPSRQLFPSPSKEGHLTRHRFYALIKEIAVVAGVAPSKVTPHRLRHAFATHLLAGGADLRSIQVLLGHADISTTEIYTHVLEERLKELVLEHHPLARE; from the coding sequence GTGGAGGCCGAAGCTCAACGCTGGATCAGCGCCTTCATTTCGGCCCAGGCCGCAGAACTGGACGCCGCCCGAAACACCCAGCTCGCCTATGCCCGCGACCTCACTGATTTTGCAGAGTTTCTTGACCGCAAGAAGAGCACCATCGCGCAGGCCGACCGGGCGATGATCGAGGCCTATCTGGTGGATTGCGAGGCGCAGGGCCTGGCAAAATCCACCCGCGCCCGCAGGCTCTCGGCCATCAAGCAGCTCTACCGGTTTGCCTTTGAAGAAGGCTACCGGGGCGAAAACCCGGCCCTTCAGATCAAGGGCCCGGGCCGCTCCAAGGCCCTGCCGAAGACCCTTTCGCCGGAAGAGGTCGAGCGCCTGCTCACCGCCGCCCCCGAGACCGGGAGGGGCAATGACCGTTTGCGCAACGCATGCCTCATGCAGCTGCTCTACGCCACCGGGATGCGGGTCAGCGAGCTGGTGTCACTGCCGATTCAGGCCGCGCGGGGCGACCCTCGCATGCTGCTGGTGCGCGGCAAGGGCGGCAAGGAGCGAATGGTGCCCCTCTCTCCCCCGGCCCGCACCGCGCTGGCGGCCTGGCTGGCGGCGCTCGATGCGGCACAGGAAGAAGCCAGGCAGGCGCACGGCATTGCCCCCTCCCGCCAGCTCTTTCCATCCCCCTCCAAGGAGGGCCACCTGACCCGCCACAGGTTCTACGCGCTGATCAAGGAGATTGCCGTGGTCGCCGGGGTTGCGCCTTCGAAGGTCACGCCCCACCGGCTACGCCACGCCTTCGCCACCCACCTGCTCGCGGGCGGAGCCGATCTGCGCTCGATCCAGGTGCTCCTCGGGCATGCCGATATCTCGACAACCGAGATCTATACCCATGTGCTGGAAGAACGGCTGAAGGAGCTGGTTCTGGAGCATCACCCGCTGGCGCGGGAGTAG
- a CDS encoding shikimate kinase, whose protein sequence is MRATNFFDRQEGAKSLAERLKKTVALVGMMGSGKTAVGTALAKRLGVPFLDSDAAIVQAANMSIGEIFDRDGEAFFRAREAEVLARLLEGRVGILSTGGGAYLSAANRDLIHDKGVALWLKADTELLWSRVKHKTTRPLLRTADPKGTLEELVAKREPSYSLAELTAQARPEYSIAEMVEVVVEALRQREDVLSTI, encoded by the coding sequence TTGAGGGCGACAAATTTTTTTGACCGGCAGGAAGGTGCCAAGAGCTTGGCAGAACGGCTGAAAAAGACGGTGGCCCTGGTGGGTATGATGGGGTCCGGAAAAACGGCGGTGGGCACGGCCCTCGCCAAGCGCCTTGGCGTTCCGTTTCTCGACAGCGATGCCGCCATCGTTCAGGCCGCCAACATGTCGATCGGAGAGATTTTCGACCGCGATGGCGAGGCGTTCTTTCGGGCGCGTGAGGCGGAGGTGCTGGCGCGGCTGCTGGAAGGCCGGGTGGGGATTCTGTCGACCGGGGGTGGGGCCTATCTTTCGGCTGCCAACCGCGATCTGATCCACGACAAGGGCGTCGCGCTCTGGCTGAAGGCCGATACCGAGCTGCTGTGGAGCCGGGTCAAGCACAAGACGACCCGCCCGTTGCTGCGCACCGCCGACCCGAAAGGCACGCTGGAGGAGCTGGTGGCAAAGCGAGAGCCGTCCTACAGCCTTGCCGAGCTGACCGCGCAGGCGCGGCCCGAGTATTCGATTGCCGAGATGGTCGAGGTGGTTGTCGAGGCGCTGCGCCAACGTGAGGATGTGCTTTCAACGATCTGA
- the aroB gene encoding 3-dehydroquinate synthase, with the protein MTKVVQVALPGREYEVRIATGLIARAGAEIAPLLARPRVAVVTDSNVAKAHLQSLEDGLRAEGIEPVSLVLPAGEATKSWEHLGRCVEWLIAERVERRDVVVALGGGVIGDLAGFAAAVLRRGVRFVQVPTSLLAQVDSSVGGKTGINSPLGKNLVGAFHQPSLVLADILALDSLTERDFLAGYGEVQKYGLLGDAQFFDWLEKNGPALARGDREARAYAVRRSVEMKAEIVLRDETEQGDRALLNLGHTFCHALEAATGYGDRLLHGEGVAIGCALAFELSARLGLCAQEAPSRVRAHLAEMGMKKDLSDIPGDLPGAEALLELMGQDKKVVDGQLRFILARGIGEAFVTSDVPREAVLALLEDALR; encoded by the coding sequence ATGACAAAGGTGGTGCAGGTCGCCCTGCCGGGGCGCGAGTACGAAGTGCGGATCGCGACCGGGCTGATTGCCCGCGCAGGGGCTGAGATTGCCCCTCTGCTGGCGCGGCCCCGGGTTGCTGTCGTGACCGATTCCAACGTGGCGAAGGCCCATCTGCAGAGCCTTGAAGACGGGCTGCGGGCCGAGGGGATCGAGCCGGTTTCGCTGGTTCTGCCCGCTGGCGAGGCAACCAAGAGCTGGGAGCATCTGGGCCGTTGCGTGGAGTGGCTCATCGCGGAGCGGGTCGAGCGGCGTGATGTCGTGGTGGCCCTCGGGGGCGGTGTGATCGGAGATCTTGCGGGCTTTGCCGCTGCGGTGCTGCGGCGCGGGGTGCGCTTTGTGCAGGTGCCGACATCGCTTCTGGCGCAGGTCGACAGTTCGGTGGGCGGTAAGACCGGTATCAACTCGCCTCTCGGCAAGAACCTCGTCGGCGCATTTCACCAGCCCTCGTTGGTGCTGGCCGACATTCTGGCGCTCGACAGCCTGACCGAGCGCGACTTTCTGGCCGGCTACGGCGAGGTGCAGAAATACGGGCTGCTCGGCGATGCGCAGTTCTTTGATTGGCTTGAGAAAAACGGCCCCGCCCTGGCGCGCGGCGACCGCGAGGCGCGGGCCTATGCGGTGCGCCGGTCGGTGGAGATGAAAGCCGAGATCGTGCTGCGCGATGAAACAGAGCAGGGCGACAGGGCGCTGCTGAACCTCGGGCATACCTTCTGCCATGCGCTGGAGGCGGCGACGGGCTATGGCGACCGGCTGCTGCATGGCGAGGGCGTGGCGATTGGCTGTGCGCTGGCCTTCGAACTTTCGGCGCGGCTCGGCCTCTGCGCACAGGAAGCTCCCAGCCGCGTGCGGGCGCATCTTGCGGAAATGGGGATGAAAAAGGACTTGTCGGACATTCCGGGCGATCTGCCCGGTGCCGAGGCCCTGCTGGAGCTGATGGGGCAGGACAAGAAGGTGGTGGACGGTCAGCTGCGCTTCATTCTGGCGCGGGGTATCGGCGAGGCCTTTGTGACCTCGGATGTGCCTCGTGAGGCGGTGCTGGCGCTGTTGGAGGATGCCCTGCGCTAG
- the ssb gene encoding single-stranded DNA-binding protein yields the protein MAGSVNKVILIGNLGRDPETRTFQNGGKVCNLRIATSENWKDKNTGERRERTEWHSVAIFQEGLVRIAEQYLKKGSKVYIEGKLQTRKWQDQNGQDRYSTEVVLQGFDGTLTMLDGRGEGGGGGGGGYGGGSSSGGGYDDRGGYDDRGGSSGGGYGGGNAPAGGDIDDEIPF from the coding sequence ATGGCCGGTTCTGTCAACAAGGTCATCCTGATCGGCAATCTCGGCCGTGATCCAGAAACCCGCACGTTCCAGAACGGTGGCAAGGTGTGCAACCTGCGCATTGCCACGTCCGAGAACTGGAAGGACAAGAACACCGGAGAGCGCCGCGAGCGCACCGAGTGGCACTCGGTCGCGATCTTCCAGGAGGGGCTCGTACGGATTGCCGAGCAGTACCTGAAGAAGGGCTCCAAGGTTTACATCGAAGGCAAGCTGCAAACCCGCAAGTGGCAGGACCAGAACGGCCAGGACCGCTATTCCACCGAGGTCGTGCTGCAAGGCTTCGACGGCACGCTCACCATGCTCGACGGCCGCGGTGAAGGCGGCGGCGGGGGTGGCGGCGGCTACGGCGGCGGCTCCTCCTCGGGCGGTGGCTATGATGACCGTGGCGGCTATGACGACCGCGGCGGCAGTTCGGGCGGCGGCTACGGTGGCGGCAACGCCCCGGCAGGCGGCGATATCGACGACGAGATCCCCTTCTAA
- a CDS encoding lytic transglycosylase domain-containing protein, translating to MKRAVAAVVCLCMATPVMAETVSSKSRKKLFLNQTKLLDSRAASQYAASVRLQPPTVHTPSKDQGPRFTGSYKGVYLPMARAAAQKHGVPEDLFLRLIQQESGWKPSAKSHKGAIGLAQLMPFTAAKMGVDPHDPKQNLEGGAKYLKLMYNRYKSWRLALAAYNAGPGAVDKYGGVPPYRETKNYVKVIWGS from the coding sequence ATGAAACGAGCAGTTGCGGCGGTGGTCTGCCTTTGCATGGCAACGCCTGTGATGGCGGAGACGGTCTCGTCGAAGTCGCGCAAGAAACTTTTCCTGAACCAGACCAAGCTTCTCGATAGCCGTGCCGCCAGCCAATATGCGGCCTCGGTGCGGCTTCAGCCGCCGACGGTGCATACGCCCTCGAAGGATCAGGGACCGCGCTTCACCGGCTCCTACAAGGGCGTCTACCTGCCGATGGCACGTGCCGCGGCCCAGAAGCACGGGGTGCCCGAAGACCTGTTCCTGCGGCTGATCCAGCAGGAAAGCGGCTGGAAGCCCTCGGCCAAGAGCCACAAGGGCGCGATTGGGCTGGCGCAGCTGATGCCCTTCACCGCCGCCAAGATGGGCGTGGATCCGCATGACCCAAAGCAGAACCTCGAAGGCGGCGCCAAGTACCTGAAGCTCATGTACAATCGCTACAAGAGCTGGCGCCTTGCGCTGGCCGCCTACAATGCCGGGCCCGGTGCGGTGGACAAGTATGGTGGCGTGCCGCCCTACCGCGAGACCAAGAACTACGTGAAGGTCATCTGGGGCTCCTGA
- a CDS encoding YdeI/OmpD-associated family protein, translating into MPADVRAELSKHGLLARYGAAPAERRMSYLSRIEAARQGPARLARIEQMIEELRRG; encoded by the coding sequence ATGCCCGCAGATGTGCGGGCCGAACTCTCGAAACATGGCCTTCTGGCCCGCTACGGTGCCGCTCCGGCGGAGCGGCGGATGAGCTATCTGAGCCGGATCGAAGCGGCGCGCCAGGGACCGGCCCGCCTTGCGCGGATCGAGCAGATGATTGAGGAGCTTCGTCGGGGATAG
- a CDS encoding ABC transporter ATP-binding protein, whose translation MAEETYDGPILEIDKLSISFFTRLREIPAVMDFSAKVMPGEALGLVGESGCGKSTVALGVMQDLGVNGRVVGGSIKFKGEDLGQMSEERLRDIRGKEIAMIYQEPMASLNPAMKIGKQLMEVPMIHEGVSEKEAWQRALEVVTDVKLPDPERMLKSYPHQLSGGQQQRIVIAMALMSKPSLLILDEPTTALDVTVEAAVVELVKDLGKKYGTSMLFISHNLGLVLETCDRLCVMYSGEAVERGSIEDVFDKMQHPYTQALFRSIPLPGADKNARPLVAIPGNFPLPHERPPGCNFGPRCDYFEAGRCDTGTIPMFDVPDNERHATRCLRFEEIDWNAPVVGNTTHKKSEPGDVVLKMDNLKKYYEVASNALFGGGDTRVVKANETLSFEARESETLAIVGESGCGKSTFAKVLMGLETATSGQIMLFNQDIQDTPIEARNPDTVSSVQMVFQNPFDTLNPSMTVGRQIIRALEIFRIGDSDADRHERMLKQLDMVKLPRAFADRMPRQLSGGQKQRVGIARAFAGGAKIVVADEPVSALDVSVQAAVTDLLMEIQREEKTTLLFISHDLSIVRYLSDRVMVMYLGHVVEIGATDQVFAPPYHPYTEALLSAVPIADTSVKKKHIVLEGDIPSAMNPPPGCPFQTRCGWKSKVPGGLCETEVPPMRKMADGHQIKCHLSDEELAGMEPVIEIAAE comes from the coding sequence ATGGCTGAAGAAACTTATGACGGCCCGATCCTCGAGATCGACAAGCTCTCGATTTCCTTCTTCACCCGCCTGCGCGAGATCCCCGCCGTCATGGACTTTTCCGCCAAGGTCATGCCGGGCGAAGCCCTTGGTCTGGTTGGAGAATCCGGCTGCGGCAAGAGCACCGTGGCGCTCGGCGTGATGCAGGATCTCGGCGTCAACGGCCGGGTCGTGGGCGGGTCTATCAAGTTCAAGGGCGAAGACCTCGGGCAGATGTCCGAAGAGCGGTTGCGCGACATTCGTGGCAAGGAAATTGCCATGATATATCAAGAGCCTATGGCTTCCCTGAACCCCGCCATGAAGATCGGCAAACAGCTCATGGAAGTGCCGATGATCCACGAAGGGGTCTCCGAAAAGGAGGCCTGGCAACGCGCCCTGGAGGTGGTCACCGACGTCAAGCTCCCCGACCCCGAGCGCATGCTCAAGAGCTACCCCCACCAGCTTTCCGGCGGCCAGCAACAGCGCATCGTCATTGCTATGGCCTTGATGTCAAAGCCTTCTCTGCTCATCCTCGACGAGCCCACCACCGCGCTCGACGTCACCGTCGAGGCCGCCGTGGTCGAGCTGGTGAAGGACCTCGGCAAGAAATACGGCACCTCAATGCTGTTCATCTCCCACAACCTCGGCCTCGTGCTCGAAACCTGCGACCGCCTCTGCGTCATGTACTCCGGCGAGGCCGTCGAACGGGGCTCCATCGAAGACGTCTTCGACAAGATGCAGCACCCCTATACCCAGGCCCTCTTCCGCTCTATCCCCTTGCCCGGGGCTGATAAAAACGCCCGCCCGCTGGTCGCCATCCCGGGCAACTTCCCCCTGCCCCACGAGCGCCCGCCGGGCTGCAATTTCGGCCCGCGCTGCGACTATTTCGAAGCCGGCCGCTGCGATACCGGCACAATCCCCATGTTCGACGTCCCCGACAACGAACGCCACGCCACCCGCTGCCTGCGCTTCGAGGAAATCGACTGGAACGCCCCCGTCGTGGGCAACACCACACACAAGAAGTCCGAGCCCGGCGACGTGGTGCTGAAGATGGACAATCTCAAGAAGTATTACGAGGTCGCCTCTAACGCCCTCTTCGGCGGCGGCGACACCCGCGTGGTCAAGGCCAACGAGACCCTCAGCTTCGAGGCACGCGAGAGCGAAACCCTCGCAATCGTTGGCGAATCCGGCTGCGGCAAGTCGACCTTCGCCAAGGTTCTGATGGGGCTCGAAACCGCCACATCCGGCCAGATCATGCTGTTCAACCAGGACATCCAGGACACCCCCATCGAGGCCCGCAACCCCGATACCGTGTCGTCGGTCCAGATGGTGTTTCAGAACCCCTTCGACACCCTCAACCCCTCCATGACCGTGGGCCGCCAGATCATCCGCGCGCTGGAAATCTTCCGCATCGGTGACAGCGACGCAGACCGCCACGAGCGGATGCTCAAGCAGCTCGACATGGTCAAGCTCCCCCGCGCCTTCGCCGACCGTATGCCGCGCCAGCTTTCCGGTGGGCAAAAACAACGGGTTGGCATCGCGCGTGCCTTTGCGGGCGGGGCAAAAATCGTGGTTGCGGATGAGCCGGTCTCGGCGCTGGACGTCTCCGTACAGGCCGCCGTGACCGACCTGTTAATGGAAATTCAACGCGAAGAGAAGACAACACTCCTGTTCATCAGCCACGACCTCTCCATCGTGCGCTACCTGTCCGACCGGGTGATGGTGATGTATCTCGGCCATGTGGTCGAGATCGGCGCAACCGATCAGGTCTTCGCGCCGCCCTATCACCCCTACACCGAGGCGCTGCTCTCCGCGGTGCCGATCGCCGATACCTCGGTGAAGAAAAAACACATCGTGCTGGAGGGAGATATCCCCTCCGCCATGAACCCGCCCCCCGGCTGCCCGTTCCAGACCCGCTGCGGCTGGAAAAGCAAGGTGCCCGGCGGGCTCTGCGAAACCGAGGTGCCCCCGATGCGCAAGATGGCGGATGGGCATCAGATCAAATGCCACCTCTCCGACGAGGAGCTGGCCGGCATGGAGCCTGTCATCGAGATCGCGGCAGAGTGA